From Fusarium musae strain F31 chromosome 8, whole genome shotgun sequence:
GTCAATGGTGTCGCACGCTTGGTGGTAGCAGGGATCCTGTGCAACAGCCGTGCCCTAATTCTTGGTCAGTTGCAAAAGCACAGTCGAATGTGTGACACCTACAGTATGCAAGAATCCAAAGGGCTTGTTCAAGTTCTGCCAGAAAGGAGCATAATCACTGCCATTGGTCAAAACAGCGGGCGTGACCTCAATACCCTGGCTCTCAAAGTACTCTGTGAAGATCTTCTCCGTGACCTCGGAGCCCTCGGGAGCTTTTGATCCATGAGAGCTTCCATCGGTGTCGGCAACGCCGAAGAACCCCTTGGAAACCATATCGAAGTTGAGATAGACGAGAAGATCGTTGACGTCCTTGGCGGGGAGGGTAGAGGTGTAGTGCTTGCTGCCGAGAAGGCCGTTTTCTTCGGCTCCCCACCATGCGAAGCGGATCTTATTCTTTGTCTTGTACTTTGagagggcgaggaagagTTCAAGGATGAGGGATGAGCCAGAACCTGGCTGCATTAGTGGAGTCATGATGAAACGCGGCGGGGGACAAACCGTCGTCGTTAATACCGGGACCGGCTTGAACGCTGTCAAGATGGGCGCCTAGCTAGATATTTGTTAGTATGGCTATTGGCCATTGGGCTGAGTCACAAACCATGATGACATTACGAGGGTCGCCTCCCTTGGTCTCAGCAATAACGTTCTGCGTAATCCTCTCCTCAATCGTCTGCGTCTGCTGAAAGTGTGCAGTGACAGTCTCGCCAGCCTCGATcctctccttgatcttctcaccatcaacaaggttgatgaagccagCTGGGACATGCTTCTCAGGATCGGGCTGGCTAAGAGAACCAGCAGTCACATTTGTCGTAAGATCATGGTAGATGATGACAGCGGACGCACCAGCCGCAGCAGCAGGAATCACTCTGCCAGCAAGAGTTCCGCCGGTAGGACAGCGGAACCGCTGGACGAGAACAATTTTACCCTTGACGTCGAGATCATCGTATGATGAAGCGTCGCAACCTGCTGCACCTTCGGGACCGAGCGCAATCTCGGCGGTGATGCCTTCTGCGGACGTTGAGGGGGAGTAGGTCAGGCCGTAGACATAGACGGGCGTGtcgtcaaccttgagctCAATTGAGTCTACAAAGGCGAAGAGCGCGGGGAAGTTTTGCTTCCAGACTTTGGCGGTCTTGACTTTGGAGATGCGCTTGAAGATGTAGTCCACTGAAGCGTCGTATCCGGGAAGACCGAAGGCTCTGTTACCGCCGTTGGCAAAGGCAATGTCGTTGAATGTTTCGAGGTTTGACATGAGGCTACATATTGTTAACACTTTTTCGCTGGTACGAGGATCGAAAGTAATTACTTCTTGGTCTTCATGTCAGCTTGGATCTTCTTAGACTCCAGCTTATGAGTCTTGGCGAGGCCATGGCTGGGAGCCAGCGCCAGCAATGTAGCGACACCAGTGCTGAGCTTCATGTTGACTATATTTGAAGGTTGGAATGGCCGTAACAACGGAAGCAGGGAGTCGCACGAAGGCGGAGAGTCTCTATTTATACAGATAAACAAGTCACGCAATCAGAGGCAATCGCAGTGCCAAGCACGACAATCCATGGCGGGAAATCATGACGAACACAAGTTCACGGAAACAGTTTCGCTTATGGAAGGTCATTTCTAGCCAAGAAGCTGCTTTGATGATCGCCAGCAGACTTGTCTAGCGGAGGCCTTATCGCTAGTGGTGACGGCTCCCAGGCACTTTTGCTTGCACCAACGAGAATCGAACTTTTACTGCACTAAAATGTGACCAAGCCCGATCGACGTTGCACCAAATGAGGGTCATCTTGGCAGAGAACGATAACCCCACGAGCCCAAGAATGCCGAGGGGCTTTCATTGGGCAATGGCGAGTTATTTCTTGAGGTTGCACGGTTTTGGAAGGTGGATGAAGAGCTTGGGGACAGGGATCATGAACCATACGAATAAGCTTAACATGCAAAAGTTCCTAGTGCACGCTAGACGGGTTTGGGCGACGATCGAAGTGTCTCTTGCTTTGAAATGGGAGATGGATTGTTCAGATAGCATCATGTTCGTCCAACTACAATGACTTGTCTTCATGGCCTTTGAGTGGTGGGCGATTCTTTGTTCTCTAAAGTTCGGGTCATAATGCTCTTGGTCAGCAATCCAAAGCATCGCCCTTTGATAATCCTAAGACATGATGCTGAACAGGAGAACAGAGCGCCAAATTGCGAAAATGCGTCTAGTCTCctagtatttaaaagcttaagcttcCTATTATTCTGTCTGTTCCCTATCTTCTTGACTAACCACAGAATTACAGtaccaaacaacaacaaatctAAAATTACAGCAACATTTCACGCCATGGATCATAACGACTCGCTTATTGTGGATGTCGAGGCTGATGAAGGCTTCGATGTTCTGTCGTTCGTTGAGTCTTATTCCGAAAGACATGAAATTGGTCATGAAATGAAGAATGAGGGATACCGTAAGCAAGAGGAAATGCGTACGAAGTCAGCCATCGATTTCGTTCGCAGAGAGGCTactgatgagaatggccagaTCGCCACCGTCAACCCCCATCCTAAACTCTCCATTGCTCACGATCTAGTGTCATTCCTCTTGAGCCGCAAAGCTGCAACTTCTTACCTTTTTAGGCGTCATCTGATCCCTTCAGGCACTGCCTCTCAGCCGTTCCCTCTCAACATGTTCATGGGTAAATGGACACCATGGACAATTTTCGCGCTATCAAAATCAAAGGACGTCCAGCCAGGTACTCTCCAATGCTGTCAGCTGATGAAGCCTGGAGATATTGAAGTCATCACGGTTTCGAATAACAAGTTCGTGCAGCTGATGAGTCTTTTGACCGGGGATGAGCTGCTCATGATGTCAACTTGGGAGATGCCCGATGCTTCGAGACATGTGAGTCCTCATCTAGATATCATGAAGCCTAACTTTGGTTTAGTAGAAGGACGTGGCGAGAGAGTCATAGCTTGGAGAGTTCACGGACTCGATATCTCGTACTACATGGATAGACTGGGTTATCGCATTCCTGACATGGTTTGGCCGCTTCGAGAGCCTCGTAAGGCTTGATAATGCAATACCTTACTTGAATCTTAAAAGCAGACTAGCCATTCATAGGCATTACGATAGATAGAGATTAGAGCCTCAGAGCAAATACTTATAGATCACGATATACCTCTGAACCATGGGCTTAGACCTTGAAGTACATCAGTGCACGTATTAAACCGACACATAAGAAGGCACATACGTTGGATTATTGATACAACACTGTGCATGTTGAGTGAATATCTATCCCCAGTATAGAACTGTGTCTTCAGTTCCccttatttaagtattttatcaCTGCCATGGCACTAAACAATACAGGGGAACCTGCGCAAGAACTTTAGTCTCTCTTTGCGACTCTATACCGTCGGTCCATAGGACTTCACTTCATGCATTGTGCAGATCAGAGCTGTCGTCATTCTTGCGGCCCTTTTCCATGGTAGTTGTCAAGCTAACACCATCGGACTCTCATATCCTGCCCGAAAAGTCGCTGGCATATCAGTCATCGACACACCAATCGTTTAAGATGCCGAAGCATTTGCGTTGAAGCATAGTACCTACCCCATCTACAAGCACGTCATGCGGTCGTAGCTCTACGGAGTTCTCATGATCAATGCCAACGAATCCCTTAGTGACAGAGTCGACCTAGAAGTTCAAACTGTTGCCACCCTCTTGCACGACCTTGTTTGGGACACGACAGAAGCGTCGCCCATCATCAGCGCTGATCGTCGGCTCGAAGTAGACGGGGCTTTCGCAGCGCGTGAGTTTATACAAGAGTATCAAGATGGAAGGTTCTGGCATGAGGAGAATGTCCATATGTTATGGGATGCGATCGCGCTTCATACAGAAAGGTCTGTATCATATTTCAAAGAACTTGATGTGCAGGTTGTATTAAAAGGCATCGCAATGGACTTTTCAAGATCAGCTTATGGTGTCTCGGAAGAGGATTATGCTGCATTTGCCAAAGCCTTTCCGAAAAGTGGTCTCAAAGACAGTGTCAATGACACTATCATCTGGCTTTGTGACACGAAGCCTCAGACGACATATGGTGAGTAATTCTGCTGCCTATTGCGCAGCCTCTACTGACTATGTATGCTGCAGACAATTGGTGCACCCTTTTGGGGAGAGATACGTGGACAAATATGACCCGAAAGGCAAACAGAGAATTGATTTGATTTTCCAGAATCTTACGACTGGGAATAAATTAGTTAGTTGATGCCTGGAACAGGCTCCCTTTTTGTTTGTAATACGAGCATGTTTCAGAACTAGCGAGTGGGGGTGATGATTATACGATACAGCCAATCCTCGAGGAGCGGCTATGAATTTCTTGGCCGAGCCACGATCAATCGTGCAAGGTAGCATCAGATAAATACCTAGCCCTGAGTTATTAAACATTTGACCGTTTGTACATACTTGCATGACATATTTCATAATGCAACTGAGTGACCGGAAGACCCTGCTTCGAAGGTTAAATCCGGGGGATCAATCAGCCGCTCAACAGCGGCTTCTCAATGACGCGGGTATTCCCGGGGTCGCGCAGTGGTTTTTCGACCATGAGATGACTCAGGATTGGCTGAGCGGGAATCGGGGTCGCGTGCTTTGGCTCCATGGACCAAGTATCTCACCAACTTCCATTACTTATTCGTGCCTGGCTAACGAACACCAGGCGCAACTGGCAAGAGTTTTATTACCTCAAATTTAGTGAGCCGTGTTCTAGATGACCAGATCTTACCAAGTACTGGGGCCGCCGTATACCATTTTGACAGGCATGAGCTGCAGTTCAACCTTGCTGACTACAACCTTGCGCTGCGCTCAATCACTAGACAGTTGGTGTCACAGCTTCCGGGAAAATCTACGCTTCCAGCCCAAATTTTGGCGACTATTGACGATGGTTTGGGAAATGCCGAAAGTACCGTGACTATACTGCAGATGCTGGGCTCTGCATTCTGTAGaattatcatcatcctcgatggAGTCGACTCCTCAAATGAGGCTGGCTTACGGGAGCTGCTGGAATTTCTACTGAAAGAAAAGACACAATTGCGAATAATGCTGACTAGTCGGGGTCCGCCATCACACGCGCTCTCTGACGCCTTTGGTATCAACACGATCACAGCACGCGCTACCAATGAGGGTTTGAGTCTATACCACGCCAGAGCTGTTGACGAGGCACCTGCAAATGCAGAAGTGCTGGATGATTCCCATACCAGGCTGTTTCCATATCAGAAACTTACGGACATGGCTGAAGGGCGGTAAGGCTCGCTATGCATTCGTGATAGCATCCGCTAAAGTCTACTAGGTTTCTTCCCATCATACCGACTTGGTTCAGCAACATCGCATCGCAACGGAATGCggttcttctcagcctgaTAGAGTCCTGGTCACCAAACTCCAGCGTGGATGTACCTCGCGCCTTTTGCAAAGCTCTGGTCAATGGGATCGAAGCCTCAGAGCATTCGGATATGATCCTCTGCTTGCTTTATTACCTGGTCTACGGCGAAGAAAATGGATACACCTTTACTCCATCAATGCTATGGGAAGCCCTCATCGCCTGGGGTATTAGAGACAAAGACTACACAGTGTTTACTCTCACACAAATCTCCAACGCCTGCGCCAGTTTTGCCTTTATCGACTCTCAAACGGAGGTCATGAAATTGCGATCACCATTGCTGTTGGACTACTTGCGAAATGAAGTATTTGACGACAAATACCATACGCGACACATCAGGGCGACATTCCTATACTTGACACGAGGCGACCACGAAGGCGCGTGCAGGTCATCTCAAGAGCTCAAAGAGAGACTGAAGGCGCATCCGTTTCTCTGTTATGCCGCCAGAACTCTTGCACCGAGTCTTGCAGCTTTGCCATCGCTGTCTTACGACACAGATTTTCTAAAAATGACAACCTCACATAGATCGGTAGACTCTTACCTTCAAGCTGCCGAAGCGTGGCCATacattgatgaagagagctatgatgagtttgaagctgaggaagagagatggcGGTGTTATACGCGAGGATATACTCCCCTTCACCTCGCTGCTCATTTTGGAGCCAGGGAGACACTGATCCAGTTGCTTGTTGATCGCGGCGACAATATTGAGGCTCAAGCGGCAAATGGACAAACAGCGTTGCATATCGCAGCGGAGATTGGAGATTCGTCACATACAGTCAAGCGGTTATTAGAATGCGAGGCCAATGTCGCTGCAGtggatgaagatggactCACACCTTTGGCTCATGCCATTGTATATGGATGCTTAGAGTCAGTGAGGCTGCTTATTAGTCACGGTGCAGATATCAATGCgctagaagaggaggatttATTAGAATGTTATCGCGAGAAACCTGACATTGCGGAGTTTCTAGTCGGGCTCGGTGTTGGGATGCCAGAGGCAGAGTCAGAGCCTGAAGAATAAATGACAAAGTGCCAGCAATTGAATACCGAACAGtgattaaaaaaagattcaTTTTGAATGTCTTGTTTGCCTCATAGTTCAGAATAGCTGACCGgcaaaaaacatacaacaccggggattcgctggtcgtcaccgacccaactactaatccagCGCTTCgcagcttgactatgggagagcggacgggatcccgtattttctACGAGCTTTGGTCGTATGTATCAAGTAAAGATCAGTCGTAGCTTATATCGACGGGGCTTGTTGCTCTATCCTCGCAGTCTTGCTAACCAATTGCTATTGATTCGGCACGGCTTTATTGAGGGCCTTGGCCTGACAACCCCAAACCCCAGGCCCAGTGGTACCAGCGATATTCGCAAGGCAAACAATAAGTTACTAGATTGAGACATGAACGTAACAATGCTAATTAATTCTTACCATTTACATCCTCGAACTACCATGTATTTTGTTCCCAGTGTTGACATGGCGcaaactaggttctctctgctagaataagcttacagccacaaatcttaactataaataacacttcaagcccacaacttagacattaATACCATAATAACTGACTAATAGCTACAGCAAAAtgctaatattattaaaacctaaaagaTAACTTATTTTCCTGCTATTACAGGCTATAAGAAGCTCTAGTATATCTCCTAagataactaaatataagataataatagagTAATATAGCagtatatatacctaaataaaagcttatctatatagtatatttagaTAAATTCTAGtagtagtatattaatagaattccccttaaccttaataatattagggATTACTAATAGACTCTTAGGAAAGAGGATagctttaaggctattaaagataaaaaagataaaatttttaaggctattaagtttaaagaatagaaaaggcttttaaataaccttatttagcagttagctatttttagtatatatactcttacttatactatttaaagacttcCTTAAGAGGTTaagaaagctattaagtaaaagaggGAGGCGCTAAAAGCCCTTCTTAATAACAAGGCTAGATATAAGAagactataaagttaattagaagaagaaactAGGAGTAGATTAAGTCCCTGATTGAGGTGTAGAAGGCGATTTGCTAAGAGGAACTTCCAGGTATGGCACGAAGCTATTAGAATTGTTAAGAAATACTGATGTATAAGAAAAGCTTGACCTGAAGAAAGTTTCGTGATAATATGTATGTCGGTGCCATTGGGGACGAAGGTTGGACTGGAGAAGGTTCGGGGCAATCAGAAGGTGGTGGcggtattaagtttataagtcagtcataaggttagaaaatacacttcggttttaacaCAATGGACATGGCGCAAAATTGTTGCCGCGCCTCCTCCTGATTTACACCAAGATGCTAGGCAACAGGATAATTCTAAGGTCTAAAATAGAGATTTCAGGGTACTGGTAGAGAGATTGCATATGCTTCAAGGTTCTAGCACATGAAGGCTTACAATACTTCTATACTGCGGATTCGAGCTCGAGCTGATATACTTTTTTGCCTAACACAGGAACCAGCAAATTATCCCATGGAGCGGTTACTCGTTCATTCTCTCTTAAagagatcctcaagaactCTTCTCTGATAACACAACTCGCTCCGGTTTGACACTACCCTCGGTACGCTCCTTGCTTTGTACCGTCTGGGGCGGGGCCGTAGCCTTTTCCTGACTCAGACATACCGGCTTGGTATCATGACCACTGACTGGAGCTTGTACTGCCCCAGATCCATTACATGCAGAAGATTCCTGCTTGAGACTCAGGGCTCCGACACTAGAATCAGGTGGCTCGCTCGGCCTATAATATTTGTTATCCAAAATTCCGTCATTCTATGTATTGTGGTCCTGAGGATCCTCGACATGCTTCCCAGCTTATACTCATCAAAACTGTAGCCGCTATTATCTGGGTGCATGTTGAAGCTAATATAGTTAAGAATCCCCTCAGTGTCTAATCGCTTTTCTTGGTAAGGGCGTACTGGCTTTTCTGCCATGTTCAGGACAGTAATTGCGTTTTGAATCAGTGTTAACGATGCCTTCTATGGGGGGATACCTTCAATACGACAAATATACCTCATTGCTAAAGTCCAGGACAAAGTAAGCTAGAGTTAATTACTCAGATGGATTTTGTGTTCAAAGACCAAGAAGTAAGATCTTCTCTTATCTCCTGGCAAGCTATCGTGTCTGCCGGGAAAGGCCTGTTGATGAGCACCAGGGTCATACAGGCTGGTAACCCAATATGACAACtgtttaaagattttttacATTAATAATTTGCTTAAAAATAAGGGCGTCTACTAAAATAGTAAGGGGGCTGTTCACTAGCAGGTGGTCAATGGAGTGACGCGGGGCGGAGAAGACTGGGGCTGTGCTACCCTGTAAGATATACGTATGAACTGGCattttcttgcttcttgaATTCTAGAAACTCATAGGTTGTCGCAGTCTCATCGCAATACTGTATCACTTTAGTTGAGGAAAGTATTAACCTCTGTGCTGATAAATAAGAACTTGCAATAAATTCGTATCCACTCCATACTCTCCGGTCATTCGGGAATACAGCATTTTTGATGGGTACCATAACATACTCATAGGATTTCTTTGGAAAGTAGCATAGCAATTGAAGCATGAGTGAAATCACATATGACCACCAGATTCCTAGTCATTGAGACTGACTTGTATATACAGTTTATCTACTCTCTAAACCAACATTCAATCCATAGATATTTACCCACCATCGTCCCTCATAAAATTACATCCATCTATTTCTCGTTGCCTCATTCGTGTACTTTACTGCCGATAACGAGTGTATAATGAAACAAATCCCCAAACTCCTTCAGCGTCATACGCCTACTCCATGTATCCAGAGCCAGAAGGGTCATCGATTCCTTCTTCATGTCTTAGGCAGATTATCGTCAGGAGCATTTCTTGGTCGCAGAGACTTTTCAACTCACCGTTTGTAGTGCCTTTCTAGTAGATCCTTGCGATGGAAACGTCTTTGACATACAGGGCATTCGAACTGGGGTTCTTGGTGTGAAGACTGATGTCGCCTTTTAAGTGTGAGCATACTGTCTTCGTCTCGAGTGTAAGTGTAGAAGTTGTACCTCAAATGCTCAGCTCGAGTGTAGACCTTGGTTTGTTAGCAGGTAAGCTACCGCTCGTAGTCATTGACGCACCTTTTGACATTCGGAACACACGTGGACtggctttcccttcttcgcTTTTGAGACTTTGCCAGTTGGCGTGCTCTGAAAATCGTCTTCGTAATTATCCATTGAAACTAGGTAGAGCGCTTGCAAAACGAACGAACTAAAAGCATGCAAAACACGAGGAGCTAAAAAGGACCGATGCGGCTGCGATGAATCGCCACCAGATACCCGAGCGCCAGCGCATACATATTTAAGAGACGGAATTCCCATGGCTTCCGTGAAAAGAGCTGACTTCTCCAGCGGGCTTCGTAAGTCCTGTCTAACATGAGCCACTCGCTGAGTAGTCAGAACGAGGCTTGCTCGGTGGCGTGGACGAATCCCAACTCCTCAATCCGTCGATCACAAAAATAGACTCGGACTCTGACCAATCGCCATGTCGAAGCGCCTCACAACCCTTGTGACGAATGCGAATTCTCAGCCTTGGACAGGGGTTCGTGTGGGGGCTTGCTGACATCATCGCTTCGGGGGGCGCGGAACAGATTTCGATACCGGGGATGACGTGGAGTCCGAATATAACTGATTAGATAAGATAAATGGCCTGAATTGGTTTGGAATCAACTGATACTTTTCTTGTTTTGAGGAACTTCGGAATGCGTGGATGGTGACGGAGGTGTCCGAGGGTCCCGTGGTGGCTGGGTATATCGATATATGCCAAGGTGATAAGAGTCACAACGTTTCACCGCCTCAAAGTCTGTACAACGCTTCGGACAATGCCAATTCACCGATCCTCAACTGACCAGATAGGCTTATTAATCCTTTTCTATGGTCGTTTTCTAACGCAAGCATACATCTCATGTAGGCAAAGTCTTATGCTCTTACGacttcttggtcttgttgtAGGCTGGCAAAGCCCAATCCTTCACCCATCCCGATTCCAAAATTTGCTGCGCCTGAGGTCGATTCTTAGGCTTCCATGCAAGCATTTGTCTTAATATGTCCAATAGCGCAGCCGCCTCCTCCGAGTTGAGGGTTTCCATGCCCTCCGATTTTCTCGGCTCTTGTATCCATTGGGTGAATCGCCTGTCCCATGACCAGATATCCCGCTCGTTGCTGAGCGCCTGACCTTTAATATCAAACCAGTTTGAGCGCTTGTCCCATTTGTCCCACCATTCAGGCGGTGGAATCCCCTGCATGTGAACTTGTTGCGCAGTGATGTCGTCCTGGGGAGCGATGATGCCGTCGATGAGGGAGCGATGGGCAAACAACTCAAATATCAGACAGCTGAGGCTCCATATGTCTGATTCGAAGGTGAGAGGCTTTGTTGGCTCGAAATAAGACTCGGGAGGGCGGACAACAAGGGGTGCATTGGACTCGCATTTTGTCTTGTCTGCTGGCCGGAAGGCGACGCCAAAGTCACTCAGTAAGAGTTTGGCATCGCACAGGGAGATTTCATCACTCGGTAAGCCAAGCCAGACAGGGAGAACGGCATGAGAAGGCACGCCTGGTGGTAATGGTTCAACAGACCCGTCTAGACGAACAATTGGCTCTAGTATCGGAGCACCGAACTTTGCATACAGCTGGTCGATCGACAAGTTGTTGAGCGAGGCTGGAAGTCGTAGTAATAGGTTGCTCAAGTGGAGATCTTGCGATAGACTTTAGTAAATGGTTGAAGGAAGGCATCAGAAACTAACCTCCATGGGCATAGCCGCGCGAGTGAACATGGGCCACAGCTTTTATAACCTGAAAAGCCAGAGAACGGGCCACGTCTAGTTGGAAGAGACCTGAGTCAGACGCATCTTTTGTATCTATGAGGCTACATCGTGCAGGTGTCGTGACGAGACACAGGTGTGATCCGTTGGGCCCTTTGACAATGAAACTGTCAAGAACTTGCGGGATCATTGTTTCGTCTGTATCCGCCATTGCGAGCTTCGAGAGAATATCGACTTCATCTTTATCTGCGTCTGAAGTTCCAACCTTCACTGCAACGTAGGTGGATGAAGTTCGGTCGAGGGCAAGCCAGGAGGTTGAAAATGTACCATGTCCAAGTTTATGCACTATCTGGTAACGGTCATGATGCAGAGTATCGTTAATCTGAACAGGATGGTAGCCTCCAGGTCGATAATCTTCAAGtacctcgacttcttcaatgTACTTATATTTGACACTTGGCGTAGACATAGCTTTATGGGATGTGTTGGAGTAAGGGCGATGAGTTACAGAAAACTGGGTATCAAATAAACGGAAGCGTGCCGGTAACACGTGTCGCGTAGAGGAAAAGAATGACACGTGGAGCTGGTTATGAGCGAAATATCGCTGAGTCTGTCGTGATTCTATAAGTGCACAGGCTTGTCAGTAATGGCGACCGACCAGGCTCCAGCTGATGCGCAGAAGATCTAACCACCAATCCCCTGATAAGTAGCGCTTATGGCTCTTCCTAGAGAACAAAATTTAAAGCCTCGCGGAATATCATAGTAGATGAAGTTGTGAGATGAACTTCGTTTGATCTGACGTTAATCCAGCATGTTTATTAAGCGTCAAAAGAATTAGTGGGTCACATGCCCCAAGACCGTTATGACGCCCTGTAAGTTTGCCCCGCCTCCCCTCGATCGATCAACCGGCAAAAGAAGGCAAAACTACTGAGGTTGCAGAGCATAATTGTATCATCCAAAACACCACAAAAATGGATCACATACAGCAAAAGAGAAACTCTCGAAGCTTCAGAGATGGTAATGCGTAatcagggaatcgaaccctgggctccCCGACGCTGCTCGAATGGCAACGAAGAATTTTACCACTAAACCAATTACGCtattggatgttgttgacaaCAGAACTGCAATTGGAGCCCAGCCGTTTACAGCGAGGAGCACCAGCGCATGAAGGTTCGATAGCCtctttgttgttggttgGAGGAATGGCTCTAATCAGCATAGGGAGTTCGTGCCCAAGTTGAACAATTACCTTTGCTGTGGCGCTTTGCGAGGCCGAGTGTACATTCTCATTGATGCAAAGCTGTTCTCGGAGACCAATGTTCAGACCTCAAAATTGTTACCGTCAGCCTAGCATCGGCACACAAACGACTACCACCAACATGTTACCAGGCCCTAACCACTGCGACGGAGGTCCGCGAACGTCTTGTCATCCGGCGCATCACTTCGCAGAAAATGTCATGCCAGTCACGAGAAAGATTGCTCCCCGcgatgagaatgatgaggCTACTGCCATCCTTCCTGTTCAGCCACTTAAGTATGCTACGTACTGTAATTTCGCGGATGAGTTTTCGACTTGTTCTGGCTTTAGTGTGATGAGATTCACGACTACTTTGccgacagagagagagagaaagagagagagactcACACTGCCATTAATCACATTTCCCTTGACAGAAGCCCCGCTCAGAGTGGACTCCTGTCAATACTGGCTGAAATGAACAGCCTATACTGCGATACCATTATGGCTATTGCTACATTGGGACAGACTTACACCAGCTATTCACGTTGAG
This genomic window contains:
- a CDS encoding hypothetical protein (EggNog:ENOG41~MEROPS:MER0002161); its protein translation is MKLSTGVATLLALAPSHGLAKTHKLESKKIQADMKTKNLMSNLETFNDIAFANGGNRAFGLPGYDASVDYIFKRISKVKTAKVWKQNFPALFAFVDSIELKVDDTPVYVYGLTYSPSTSAEGITAEIALGPEGAAGCDASSYDDLDVKGKIVLVQRFRCPTGGTLAGRVIPAAAAGASAVIIYHDLTTNVTAGSLSQPDPEKHVPAGFINLVDGEKIKERIEAGETVTAHFQQTQTIEERITQNVIAETKGGDPRNVIMLGAHLDSVQAGPGINDDGSGSSLILELFLALSKYKTKNKIRFAWWGAEENGLLGSKHYTSTLPAKDVNDLLVYLNFDMVSKGFFGVADTDGSSHGSKAPEGSEVTEKIFTEYFESQGIEVTPAVLTNGSDYAPFWQNLNKPFGFLHTGTAVAQDPCYHQACDTIDNPDSKTLTINAKAAAHILAVLDDRGTKLIPKTKTSEASLQGLQERSVGPDLAQIDELEAMGIRHLGCGIHEI
- a CDS encoding hypothetical protein (EggNog:ENOG41); this encodes MDHNDSLIVDVEADEGFDVLSFVESYSERHEIGHEMKNEGYRKQEEMRTKSAIDFVRREATDENGQIATVNPHPKLSIAHDLVSFLLSRKAATSYLFRRHLIPSGTASQPFPLNMFMGKWTPWTIFALSKSKDVQPGTLQCCQLMKPGDIEVITVSNNKFVQLMSLLTGDELLMMSTWEMPDASRHKDVARES
- a CDS encoding hypothetical protein (EggNog:ENOG41); protein product: MAEGRFLPIIPTWFSNIASQRNAVLLSLIESWSPNSSVDVPRAFCKALVNGIEASEHSDMILCLLYYLVYGEENGYTFTPSMLWEALIAWGIRDKDYTVFTLTQISNACASFAFIDSQTEVMKLRSPLLLDYLRNEVFDDKYHTRHIRATFLYLTRGDHEGACRSSQELKERLKAHPFLCYAARTLAPSLAALPSLSYDTDFLKMTTSHRSVDSYLQAAEAWPYIDEESYDEFEAEEERWRCYTRGYTPLHLAAHFGARETLIQLLVDRGDNIEAQAANGQTALHIAAEIGDSSHTVKRLLECEANVAAVDEDGLTPLAHAIVYGCLESVRLLISHGADINALEEEDLLECYREKPDIAEFLVGLGVGMPEAESEPEE